A genomic segment from Perognathus longimembris pacificus isolate PPM17 chromosome 15, ASM2315922v1, whole genome shotgun sequence encodes:
- the LOC125364124 gene encoding protein CEBPZOS-like — MACTMEPTAKKIFKGVLVAELVGSFRAYFLFNKMNTNQDFRQTMSKKFPFILEVYYKSVEMSRMYEIREQDQEKWMNSKN; from the coding sequence ATGGCCTGCACCATGGAACCAACAGCAAAGAAGATCTTTAAAGGAGTTTTAGTAGCTGAACTTGTGGGCAGTTTTAGAGCATACTTCTTGTTTAATAAGATGAACACAAATCAAGATTTCAGGCAAACAATGAGCAAGAAATTTCCCTTCATCCTGGAAGTTTACTACAAATCTGTTGAAATGTCTAGAATGTATGAAATTAGAGAGCAAGATCAAGAAAAGTGGATGAATagcaaaaattaa